The region TTTTGACGAGATAGACACTGGTATCAGCGGCCGTACCGCCCAAAAGGTATCAGAGAAGCTCATGCTCATAGCAAGGAGCCACCAGATCATCTGCATCACCCACCTGCCGCAGATAGCGGCCATGGCGGATTCACATTTTGAAATTGCAAAATCTGCCAGCCAGGGCAGGACCATTACCACCATCCGTCTGCTGGACCGAAAGGCTTCCGTAGAAGAGCTGGCCAGGCTGTTAGGCGGCGCCAGGATTACGGAGGCAGTGCTTAAAAACGCAGGTGAAATGAAGGAATTGGCAGACAGAACAAAATAAAACAGATTGAAATCCTAAGGATGGATAATACTAAGAAAGAGGCAGTGAACATTGCTTCTTTCTTTTTTTGTTGTGGTTCGGCCGTAACCGGAGGAACCAAGGCAGTGTATTGACCCATTTAAAATGAATGACTATATAAGGAGGCAGGGCGATGAAGGGGAAATCAATCTTTTACCGGTGGCTGGGGCGCATCTTCTGGCTGTCCGCTGTGGCTGTTACGGGGTACACATGGTATTACATGGACCAGGCAGTGCCGGACCGGGTGAGTATTATAGAAAATGAAGAGGAGGAATTTTCCTTCGGCCTGCCTTTAAAGGCAACCATATCCAGCGACAGCCAGGAGGTGGCCCTGGCAAATGAGAGCAATATACCGGCGGATCAGATTACCATAAGCGGCAGGGACCATTTTTCCATGTTCGGGGGAGAAAAGGGAAGCTACCAGGTAGGTCTTAAGCTGTTTGGAGTGATAAAATTAAAGGACATACAGGTGGATGTGGTGGACACCAGATATGCTGTTCCCTGCGGTTCTCCCATCGGAATCTACCTGAAATCAGACGGCGTCATGGTCATCGGAACCGGACGCATAACGGGAAGCGACGGCATGGAGGTGGAACCGGCATACGGAATACTGAAATCAGGTGACTATATCGAGGCATTCAACGGAAAGCCCATGAACACAAAGGAGGATCTGATACGGGCTGTCAGCGAGTCAGGCGGCCAGGAATGCGTGCTCCAGGTGCGCAGGGAAGGCGAGGACGTGGATGTAAGTCTGAAGCCGGTCCAGGGCGCTGACGGGCAGTACAAGCTGGGAGCATGGGTTAGGGACGATACCCAGGGTATCGGTACTATTACTTATGTGGATATGAACGGCAGGTTCGGCGCGCTGGGCCATGGAATCAGCGACAGCGATACAGGGGATTTGGTGGAATCCTCGGAGGGAGCACTGTATTCCACGGAAATCATGGGAATCGAAAAGGGATCCATGGGAAAACCCGGACTGCTGTCCGGCGTAATTTACTACGGTCCCCAGTCCCATATGGGAGATATTGAAAAGAATACAAATGAGGGTATATTCGGCACCGTCAACCAGCAGTTTAAAAAGCAGATTTCAGGAGAGCCCATGGAAATCGCCTGCCGCCAGGATGTAAAGCAGGGACCGGCCTATATCCGCAGCAATATTTCAGGTGAGCTAAAGGATTATGCCATCGAGATTCAAAAGGTGGATTACAATTCCGGACATAAAAACAAAAGCATGGTCATCAAGGTAACGGACCCGGAACTGCTGGAGCTGACAGGTGGAATTGTTCAGGGAATGAGCGGAAGCCCGATTATACAGGATGGGAAGCTGGCCGGGGCGGTGACCCATGTGTTTGTGCAGGATGCCAGCAGGGGGTATGGGATATTGATTGAGAATATGATGGAGCAATGAGTTTCGGAGAAAATGTCAG is a window of Enterocloster clostridioformis DNA encoding:
- the spoIVB gene encoding SpoIVB peptidase, with protein sequence MKGKSIFYRWLGRIFWLSAVAVTGYTWYYMDQAVPDRVSIIENEEEEFSFGLPLKATISSDSQEVALANESNIPADQITISGRDHFSMFGGEKGSYQVGLKLFGVIKLKDIQVDVVDTRYAVPCGSPIGIYLKSDGVMVIGTGRITGSDGMEVEPAYGILKSGDYIEAFNGKPMNTKEDLIRAVSESGGQECVLQVRREGEDVDVSLKPVQGADGQYKLGAWVRDDTQGIGTITYVDMNGRFGALGHGISDSDTGDLVESSEGALYSTEIMGIEKGSMGKPGLLSGVIYYGPQSHMGDIEKNTNEGIFGTVNQQFKKQISGEPMEIACRQDVKQGPAYIRSNISGELKDYAIEIQKVDYNSGHKNKSMVIKVTDPELLELTGGIVQGMSGSPIIQDGKLAGAVTHVFVQDASRGYGILIENMMEQ